In Malania oleifera isolate guangnan ecotype guangnan chromosome 8, ASM2987363v1, whole genome shotgun sequence, a single window of DNA contains:
- the LOC131162439 gene encoding uncharacterized protein LOC131162439, giving the protein MDINNDLKSSNKNRLFVSFRQQPKMEARKTATATASASASTAPGTNRAEAERLLGIAEKLLQSRDLGGSKDFAVLAQETEPLLEGSDQILAVTEVLLAAEKRINNHHDWYAILQIERRCDDLDLIKKQYRRLALLLHPDKNKFPLADAAFKLVADAWAVLSDAAKKSLYDKELSLFSKIDLVSLKQRPPPPPPPQHDQQAKLPVRRSTRSCSKKRAFEEETNVDDDDDHHNQRQARLSSFWTACPYCYILYEYPRVYEGCCLRCQNCQRSFHAALIPSPPPTVPGKEAYYCCWGVFPLGFAVSNSEGKSFAAGFPNWMPPIFPNSQPASENPDSFVEVSDGSASAELGNRRRGRSAR; this is encoded by the coding sequence ATGGACATCAACAACGATCTTAAAAGCAGTAACAAAAACCGACTATTTGTTTCTTTCCGACAGCAGCCGAAAATGGAGGCGAGGAAGACCGCCACCGCCACCGCCTCCGCCTCCGCATCCACTGCCCCCGGCACCAACCGTGCCGAAGCCGAACGCCTTCTGGGCATCGCAGAGAAGCTCTTGCAAAGCCGCGATCTCGGCGGCTCTAAAGACTTTGCCGTCCTGGCCCAAGAGACGGAGCCACTTTTGGAAGGCTCCGATCAGATTCTGGCCGTCACCGAGGTTCTCCTCGCCGCCGAAAAGCGTATCAACAACCACCACGACTGGTACGCCATCCTCCAGATCGAGCGCCGCTGCGATGACCTCGATCTCATCAAGAAGCAGTACCGGCGACTGGCCCTGCTCCTCCACCCGGACAAGAACAAGTTCCCCCTCGCCGACGCCGCCTTCAAGCTCGTCGCCGACGCGTGGGCCGTCCTCTCTGACGCCGCCAAGAAGTCCCTCTACGATAAGGAGCTCAGTCTCTTCTCGAAGATCGATTTGGTCTCTCTTAAGCAGAGGCCTCCGCCTCCGCCTCCGCCACAACACGATCAGCAGGCAAAATTGCCGGTGCGGCGGAGCACCAGAAGCTGCAGCAAGAAGAGGGCGTTCGAGGAAGAGACGAATGTTGACGACGACGATGATCACCACAACCAGCGCCAAGCGAGGTTGTCCAGCTTCTGGACGGCGTGTCCGTATTGTTATATATTGTACGAGTACCCTAGGGTTTACGAGGGGTGTTGCTTGAGGTGCCAGAACTGTCAGAGGTCTTTCCATGCCGCTTTGATTCCTTCTCCGCCGCCGACTGTACCCGGCAAGGAGGCCTACTATTGTTGCTGGGGGGTCTTTCCTTTGGGGTTTGCGGTGTCTAATTCGGAGGGTAAAAGCTTTGCGGCGGGGTTTCCCAACTGGATGCCCCCAATATTTCCGAACTCGCAGCCGGCGTCGGAGAATCCGGATAGTTTTGTGGAGGTCTCCGATGGGAGTGCTTCCGCGGAGTTGGGGAATAGGAGGAGGGGTAGAAGCGCTAGGTGA